One region of Diabrotica undecimpunctata isolate CICGRU chromosome 6, icDiaUnde3, whole genome shotgun sequence genomic DNA includes:
- the LOC140444636 gene encoding uncharacterized protein, producing the protein MSSTLSLTVVKLRKLTYSYAATNRISYSPAWDKTKQAGRDWYRGFLDRNPTLSLKTPEATSLARSSAFNCHIVGTFFNQLTNVCTRYQFPPERIWSIDETGLTTVHKPAKIIAVKGSKRVGKITSAERGELVTVCTGINSAGSHIPPYMIFLRKNWQDRYLSHAPPGSNATTYPSGWMTYSGFLKFFEHFVRLAQPSLDQKHLIVMDNHESHCSLEAVNYARDNGIVFLTIPPHTSHKLQPLDREVFGLLKTYYSQAASNFMLKFPGRTITIYDIAELLGDALLQAIAPVNIKVK; encoded by the exons ATGAGTAGTACTCTTAG tcttACTGTGGTGAAATTACGCAAATTGACATACTCCTATGCTGCAACAAATAGGATATCATATTCCCCTGCCTGGGATAAAACAAAGCAAGCTGGCCGCGACTGGTACCGAGGTTTTCTTGATAGAAATCCTACGCTGTCATTAAAGACACCAGAAGCTACAAGCTTGGCACGAAGCTCAGCTTTTAATTGTCACATAGTTGGTACATTCTTTAATCAATTAACAAATGTTTGTACACGGTACCAGTTTCCTCCTGAACGTATATGGAGTATTGACGAAACTGGCCTCACTACAGTACACAAACCTGCTAAAATAATTGCTGTGAAAGGATCGAAACGGGTGGGGAAAATTACATCTGCAGAACGAGGCGAACTGGTTACGGTGTGTACTGGCATCAATTCTGCAGGGAGTCACATACCTCCTTACATGATATTTCTCAGAAAAAACTGGCAGGACAGGTATTTAAGCCATGCACCTCCTGGCAGCAATGCAACAACATACCCCAGTGGATGGATGACTTACTCTGGTTTTCTGAAGTTTTTTGAACACTTTGTTCGTTTAGCTCAGCCAAGCCTTGATCAGAAACATTTAATTGTTATGGACAACCATGAGAGCCACTGCTCATTGGAGGCTGTAAATTATGCGAGAGACAACGGCATCGTATTTCTTACAATTCCGCCGCACACCTCTCATAAGTTACAGCCATTGGACCGCGAGGTTTTTGGTCTACTAAAAACTTACTACTCCCAAGCAGCTTCCAATTTTATGCTCAAATTTCCCGGGAGAACTATAACCATTTACGACATTGCAGAACTGCTTGGAGATGCGTTACTCCAAGCCATTGCTCCTGTAAATATCAAAGTTAAATAA